The following are encoded together in the Vigna unguiculata cultivar IT97K-499-35 chromosome 2, ASM411807v1, whole genome shotgun sequence genome:
- the LOC114173016 gene encoding geranylgeranyl pyrophosphate synthase 7, chloroplastic-like yields MVSSYVCLNSTMLSTPSPLFFTPPSRTLTLLLNPTKPQTSKLSSFHSLSVSAVPAKVDTTVKIAEIEDPPNFDFKVYMLHKAHTVNQALDAAIALRDPEKIHKAMRYSLLAGGKRVRPILCVAACELVGGDEATAIPAACAVEMIHTMSLIHDDLPCMDNDDLRRGKPTNHKVFGEDVAVLAGDALLAFAFEHLAAATEGVSPARVVRAIGELAKSIGGDGLVAGQVVDLDSEGASNVGLERLEFIHVHKTAALLEAAVVLGAIVGGGSDEEVEKLRKFARCIGLLFQVVDDILDVTKSSEELGKTAGKDLVADKVTYPKLLGIHKSKEFAEKLLQDAQEQLFGFDPRKAAPLIALTNYIAYRQN; encoded by the coding sequence ATGGTTTCTTCTTATGTTTGTCTCAATTCCACCATGCTCAGCACACCTTCACCTCTCTTTTTCACTCCCCCTTCCCGCACTCTCACGCTGCTTCTCAATCCCACCAAACCACAAACGTCAAAACTCTCATCTTTCCACTCTCTCTCGGTCTCTGCTGTGCCTGCTAAGGTAGACACTACAGTGAAAATAGCAGAAATCGAAGATCCCCCAAACTTTGATTTCAAAGTCTACATGCTCCACAAGGCCCACACTGTGAACCAAGCTTTGGACGCAGCCATTGCGCTGCGCGACCCGGAGAAGATTCACAAAGCTATGCGTTACTCTCTCCTCGCCGGCGGCAAGAGGGTCCGCCCCATCCTCTGCGTCGCTGCCTGCGAGCTCGTCGGTGGCGACGAGGCCACCGCCATCCCCGCTGCCTGTGCAGTCGAGATGATCCATACCATGTCGCTCATCCACGACGATCTGCCCTGCATGGACAACGACGACCTCCGCCGCGGCAAGCCCACCAACCACAAGGTGTTTGGTGAGGACGTGGCTGTTCTCGCCGGCGACGCGCTGCTTGCGTTCGCGTTTGAGCACTTGGCGGCAGCAACCGAGGGTGTTTCCCCAGCACGCGTGGTTCGTGCGATTGGAGAGTTGGCGAAATCGATTGGCGGGGATGGCCTTGTGGCGGGACAGGTGGTGGATTTGGATTCGGAGGGGGCCTCTAATGTGGGATTGGAGAGGTTGGAATTCATTCATGTGCACAAAACGGCGGCGTTGCTGGAAGCTGCGGTTGTGCTGGGCGCAATTGTGGGCGGTGGGTCGGACGAGGAGGTTGAGAAATTAAGGAAATTCGCTAGGTGCATTGGGTTGTTGTTTCAGGTGGTGGATGACATTCTGGATGTAACTAAGTCGTCCGAGGAATTAGGGAAGACGGCGGGGAAGGACCTGGTGGCTGATAAGGTCACGTACCCTAAACTTTTAGGGATACATAAGTCCAAAGAGTTTGCTGAGAAACTGTTGCAGGATGCGCAGGAGCAATTGTTTGGATTTGATCCCAGAAAGGCAGCTCCTTTAATTGCATTAACCAATTACATTGCTTATAggcaaaattaa